From one Bos javanicus breed banteng chromosome 15, ARS-OSU_banteng_1.0, whole genome shotgun sequence genomic stretch:
- the LOC133261942 gene encoding leydig cell tumor 10 kDa protein homolog produces the protein MAQGQRKFQAQKPAKSKAAAAAASARNRGPRKGGRVIAPKKARIVQQQQLKKNLEVGIRKKTEHDVVMKASTSLPKKLALLKASTKKKEASSSTKMPA, from the coding sequence ATGGCGCAGGGGCAGCGCAAGTTCCAGGCGCAGAAGCCAGCGAAGAgcaaggcggcggcggcggcggcctcgGCGCGGAACCGGGGCCCGAGGAAGGGCGGTCGCGTTATCGCACCCAAGAAGGCACGCAtcgtgcagcagcagcagctcaagaAGAACCTGGAGGTTGGGATCCGGAAGAAGACTGAGCATGATGTGGTGATGAAAGCCAGCACCAGCCTGCCCAAAAAGCTGGCGCTTTTGAAGGCCAGCACCAAGAAGAAGGAGGCCTCCTCCTCCACCAAGATGCCTGCCTAA